A part of Entelurus aequoreus isolate RoL-2023_Sb linkage group LG10, RoL_Eaeq_v1.1, whole genome shotgun sequence genomic DNA contains:
- the LOC133658900 gene encoding E3 SUMO-protein ligase ZBED1-like encodes MPCIAHVIQRSITVSLADSGFVPALAKCRKIVGHFKHSPANLTELNAEQVKLGQQQEPLIQDVPTRWNSTLEMVKRIIPNQAAIKATLDQQQHNLVMLTPAEWDKLQRLETLLEPCRYVTQILGGEAYVSCSVVLPALCHLHRVMETSDEDPAYMIRFKTKFKDDLGSRQEHTNNAWLKIATALDPRFKDLKSVPKADREEVWTKLGGLLRESPGRPSHTTEDGPPKKKMNLLLQLGSDSESDEEVQPDRALHRYRAEPTIEMTDCPLQWWSSHAGAHDKLAPLARKYLATPASSVPCERLFSLAGHIVQKKRSALLSENVDKLVCLSNWLKDE; translated from the exons atgccctgtatcgcgcacgtcatacagagaagcatcactgtgagtctcgctgacagcggatttgttcctgcattagccaagtgtcgcaagattgtgggacattttaaacacagcccggcaaacttaacggagctgaatgcagagcaggtgaaactcggacagcagcaggagccactgatccaagacgttccaacgcggtggaattccacacttgaaatggtcaaacgcatcatccccaatcaagcagcaataaaagcaaccctggatcaacagcagcataatctcgtcatgctgacgccagcagaatgggataaactccagagactggagacccttctagagccctgccg gtatgtgactcagatcctgggtggggaggcctacgtctcctgctcagtggtactacctgccctctgccacttacaccgtgtaatggaaacttctgatgaggaccctgcatacatgattagatttaagaccaaattcaaagacgacctaggctcccgccaagaacacaccaacaatgcatggctcaagattgcaaccgcactggacccacgttttaaggacttgaaaagtgtgcccaaggcagacagagaggaggtgtggaccaaacttggaggccttctgcgtgaatcacctggaagaccttcacacactactgaagatgggccacccaagaagaaaatgaaccttcttctacagctgggctcagattcagaatcagatgaagaggtacagcctgacagagccttacacaggtacagagcagagcccaccattgaaatgacggactgtcccttgcagtggtggtcatctcatgcaggagcccatgacaagctggctccgttggctcggaaatatctagccactcctgcatcctcagttccctgtgaaagactcttctcacttgccggtcacattgtgcaaaagaagcggtcagctttactctcagaaaatgtggacaaattggtttgcctcagtaactggctaaaggatgaatag